In a single window of the Nicotiana tomentosiformis chromosome 8, ASM39032v3, whole genome shotgun sequence genome:
- the LOC104089253 gene encoding uncharacterized protein, whose protein sequence is MVFHTVFFLVLGLEYGNSVIAVPLEELARSQSTDEQGQPIMPSEEETLPYWLNVVGGVYKGRAYGLSSERNYHRLECGLQGIGTSATVQNEDLEEMRRTIQQLSRNYVDEREKRKHEEKIIDALRNDIDSLKAQVNHLIGLPRSSPKSHIHEEDENDGNNINDEEDEGKSEDKE, encoded by the exons ATGGTTTTCCACACTGTTTTTTTTCTGGTTCTTGGTCTAGAATATGGAAATTCTGTGATAGCTGTTCCTTTAGAAGAACTCGCTAGGAGTCAGTCGACCGATGAGCAAGGCCAGCCAATCATGCCATCGGAGGAAGAAACTCTCCCATATTGGTTGAACGTGGTTGGAGGCGTGTATAAGGGTAGAGCATACGGCCTTTCCTCCGAGCGCAACTATCATCGCCTCGAGTGTGGACTACAAg GTATTGGGACATCCGCTACCGTGCAAAATGAGGACCTTGAAGAGATGCGGCGAACGATTCAACAACTTTCTAGAAACTATGTGGATGAACGAGAAAAAAGAAAGCATGAAGAGAAGATTATAGACGCACTTAGGAATGACATCGACTCCCTCAAGGCTCAAGTGAACCACTTAATCGGTCTGCCCCGCTCTTCGCCAAAAAGCCACATTCATGAAGAGGATGAAAATGATGGAAATAATATAAATGATGAAGAAGATGAGGGGAAATCCGAAGACAAGGAGTGA